A genomic segment from Sulfuritalea hydrogenivorans sk43H encodes:
- a CDS encoding PilT/PilU family type 4a pilus ATPase: protein MGTMQRLFSLMAEKKASDLFLSVGAPITIKLLGNSVPINPAILDPAAVRNLLGEVLSEEQMAEFDREKELQTRVVAPDVGVFRLSCFYQRGTPALVARYIPVDIPRFDSLGLPPILKDVIMEKRGLILMVGATGSGKSTTLTSMIDHRNENASGHILTLEDPLEFLFKNKKSIVNQREVGTDTKAYQIALKNALRQAPDVIFIGEIRDKDTMGQAIAYAQSGHLCMATLHANNSYHAMSRIISFYPLENRPSLLADLSVTLKCVISQRLVKTPGGGRIAAVEILLNSRYIAELIEKGELSEIKDAMEKSMVPGSQTFEQALFQLYKSGAITLDEALANADSANNLQQVINNAATVVPGAEGTLGAQAAAEANKGAPDYTKSVAPGSFSDFKLNMDA, encoded by the coding sequence ATGGGAACGATGCAAAGACTGTTCAGCTTGATGGCGGAGAAAAAGGCCTCGGACCTGTTTCTCTCGGTCGGCGCACCGATCACCATCAAACTGCTGGGCAATTCGGTGCCGATCAATCCGGCCATCCTCGATCCGGCGGCCGTGCGCAACCTGCTCGGCGAGGTTCTCAGCGAAGAACAGATGGCCGAGTTCGACCGCGAGAAGGAACTGCAAACCCGCGTCGTGGCGCCCGACGTCGGCGTCTTCCGCCTTTCCTGTTTCTATCAGCGCGGTACGCCGGCCCTGGTGGCGCGCTACATTCCGGTGGATATTCCCAGGTTCGACTCCCTTGGCCTGCCGCCGATACTGAAAGACGTGATCATGGAAAAGCGCGGCCTGATCCTGATGGTCGGCGCCACTGGTTCCGGCAAGTCGACAACGCTGACGTCGATGATCGACCACCGCAACGAAAATGCGTCGGGACACATCCTGACGCTGGAAGACCCGCTCGAATTCCTGTTCAAGAACAAGAAGTCCATCGTCAACCAGCGCGAAGTCGGCACCGACACCAAGGCCTACCAGATCGCGCTGAAGAACGCCCTGCGCCAGGCGCCGGACGTGATCTTCATCGGCGAGATCCGCGACAAGGACACCATGGGCCAGGCCATCGCCTACGCCCAGTCCGGCCACCTGTGCATGGCGACGCTGCACGCCAACAACAGCTACCACGCGATGAGCCGGATCATCAGCTTCTATCCGCTGGAAAACCGTCCGTCGCTGCTCGCCGACCTTTCGGTGACGCTGAAGTGCGTGATCTCCCAGCGCCTGGTCAAGACCCCCGGCGGCGGCCGCATCGCCGCGGTGGAAATCCTGCTCAACTCGCGCTACATCGCCGAACTGATCGAAAAGGGCGAACTCAGCGAAATCAAGGACGCCATGGAAAAAAGCATGGTGCCCGGCAGCCAGACCTTCGAACAGGCGCTGTTCCAGCTTTACAAGAGCGGCGCCATCACGCTCGACGAAGCACTGGCCAACGCCGACTCCGCCAACAACCTGCAGCAGGTGATCAACAACGCCGCAACGGTGGTGCCCGGAGCGGAAGGCACCCTCGGCGCACAAGCCGCCGCCGAGGCCAACAAGGGCGCCCCCGACTACACGAAGTCGGTCGCGCCGGGATCGTTCAGCGACTTCAAGCTGAACATGGACGCCTGA
- the dapD gene encoding 2,3,4,5-tetrahydropyridine-2,6-dicarboxylate N-succinyltransferase, with product MNELQQIIEQAWEDRANLSPGVAPARVGDAVAHVLGELDSGALRVAEKIDGQWTTHQWIKKAVLLSFRLEDNQVMDGGPMRYYDKVPNKFAHYDAHMFQKGGFRVVPPAVARRGSFIARNVVLMPSFVNIGAYVDEGSMVDAWATVGSCAQIGKNVHLSGGVGIGGVLEPLQANPTIIGDNCFVGARSEVVEGVIVEDNCVISMGVYIGQSTKIYDRATGEVMYGRIPEGSVVVSGNLPSADGKYSLYCAVIVKRVDAQTRAKTAINDLLRD from the coding sequence ATGAACGAACTCCAGCAAATCATCGAGCAAGCGTGGGAAGACCGCGCCAACCTGAGCCCCGGCGTCGCTCCGGCGCGTGTCGGCGACGCCGTCGCGCATGTGCTGGGCGAACTCGACTCGGGCGCCCTGCGCGTCGCGGAGAAAATCGACGGCCAGTGGACCACGCACCAGTGGATCAAGAAAGCCGTGCTGCTGTCCTTCCGCCTCGAAGACAACCAGGTCATGGATGGCGGCCCGATGCGCTACTACGACAAGGTGCCGAACAAGTTCGCCCACTACGACGCGCACATGTTCCAGAAAGGCGGCTTCCGCGTGGTGCCGCCGGCCGTCGCCCGGCGCGGCAGCTTCATCGCCAGGAACGTGGTGCTGATGCCGAGCTTCGTCAATATCGGCGCCTATGTCGATGAAGGCAGCATGGTCGATGCCTGGGCCACCGTCGGCTCCTGCGCGCAGATCGGCAAGAACGTGCATCTGTCCGGTGGCGTCGGCATCGGCGGCGTGCTGGAACCCCTGCAGGCCAACCCGACCATCATCGGCGACAACTGCTTCGTCGGCGCGCGCTCGGAAGTCGTCGAGGGCGTCATCGTCGAAGACAACTGCGTGATCTCGATGGGTGTGTATATTGGCCAGAGCACCAAGATCTACGATCGCGCCACCGGCGAAGTGATGTACGGCCGCATTCCGGAAGGCTCGGTGGTGGTCAGCGGCAACCTGCCCTCGGCCGACGGCAAGTACAGCCTGTATTGCGCCGTCATCGTCAAGCGGGTGGATGCGCAGACGCGGGCCAAGACGGCCATCAACGATCTGCTTCGCGACTAA